Proteins from one Triticum aestivum cultivar Chinese Spring chromosome 7A, IWGSC CS RefSeq v2.1, whole genome shotgun sequence genomic window:
- the LOC123154065 gene encoding golgin subfamily B member 1-like: MTQISAPSMDISAITKPVLDAIDLLLQNAFEALDAPTLTDSQRHEIFQAIRSMLPVGDIVPQIAPVRAAWEKFVSISDTVQEARRTIEGQSKQKSEFVTAAERRAESIEASLKTSAEEMSSMLEKQAEKKERVEALSAQLQEATVELCTAEERVKQLESDRSAKQAEAKKLHEDLLEANVKASEELEALKGKTSTLEDEAKSIIRSLKEWRSMSN; this comes from the coding sequence ATGACACAGATTTCAGCGCCATCCATGGATATTTCCGCTATTACCAAGCCAGTTCTGGATGCTATCGATTTGTTGCTACAGAATGCTTTTGAAGCTTTAGATGCCCCTACATTAACAGATTCCCAGCGCCATGAGATTTTCCAGGCAATTCGGTCGATGCTCCCGGTTGGTGATATTGTTCCTCAAATTGCCCCTGTCCGCGCGGCTTGGGAAAAATTTGTCTCGATCTCAGATACAGTGCAAGAAGCCCGCAGAACCATTGAGGGTCAGTCAAAGCAAAAGTCTGAATTTGTTACTGCAGCAGAGAGGAGGGCTGAATCCATTGAAGCGTCTCTGAAAACTTCAGCGGAAGAGATGTCATCCATGCTGGAGAAACAAGCTGAGAAGAAGGAACGTGTGGAGGCCCTCTCCGCTCAACTACAAGAAGCTACCGTTGAGTTGTGTACAGCTGAAGAAAGGGTCAAGCAACTGGAGTCAGACCGTTCCGCCAAGCAAGCTGAAGCCAAGAAGTTGCATGAAGATTTGCTCGAAGCTAATGTGAAAGCTTCCGAGGAATTGGAGGCTCTTAAAGGGAAGACATCGACGCTGGAGGACGAAGCCAAGTCTATTATTAGAAGTCTGAAGGAGTGGCGCTCCATGTCCAATTGA